The region TGGACACGTGAAGGCTGTCTTTTCTTGATCGTCAGGGTCTACATAAATTTGACTATAACCAGAGTAGCCATCAAGAAAGCAATAAAAAGACTTACCTAATAATCTTTCTAGCATCTCGTTCATGAATAGTAAGGGAAAATTATTGTTTCTCATTGTTAGATTCAACCTCTTATAGTCAATGCACATCCTCCTTCCAGTAAATGTTTGTGTTAGAATTAGTTCATTCTTGATGTCGACCATTCCTCCTTTATTTGGGATCACACGATCTGGAGTTGAATAATGGTTTATTTTCGTGCGTATGAGGTATAGTCCAAAAGATTATCTTCTTCTAGTTATGAGGTTTTCCTTTGAGGTTCCAACAATTTTCACGCGTATGCCATTTGGGCTTGCAGTGATCACACCAAGGAACTTTGACTGACCTTTTTCCCTCGTCGAGGTTCCTAGTAGGTAGAGTTGAGCCTTCATAATCAAAGCTTTGTGGTGTCTTGCCCATTATAATTCCCTGTCGTGTCTCCTCCCTTCTTATTTCTGCAAAAGTTTCACGAAAAGTTGACAGTGATATTTTTTCTAAAACTCCACTTCTTACCTCATCAAGGTTTTTATTTAGCCCAACGAGAAATATGAAGACACAATCATTTTCTTGCCTCTTGAGAAATAAAGCATTATCTTCTGTACACCTCCAATTTTCATCATAATAGAGATCCAACTCTTTCCATAGGATCAACATCTCATTGTAATAAGCAATTACACTCCTGTCACCTTGTTTCGCATGCCATAACTTTGATTTTAAACCAAAAATTTGGGAGGAGTTTTGAATATCAGAGTATGTTTTCTTAACAACTTCGCACACATCCATTGTAGAAGGCAATAATTTTGGTCCCATTCATTATAGTTATTCCAATTCATCTTAGAAATATTGATCTTGAGGGAGCATGAGGAACCCTCTTGTTCGTTGTAGCATATGTTGGAATTATTGTTACCATAAACATTGTTATTCTTGTTTCCATTGTTACTGTCGTTACTGAAACTGTTTGCAACCACTATTGTTTCCTCTGGTATGCCATCTTTGTGACCATTGTTGTTTCCAATGCCTCTCCATCTCCACGACCACCACCACCACCTCCCCTGCTGCCATTTATGTAGTTGCCACCGCGGTCCACGCCCGACTCAAGTTGTTGTTCTCCATGGTCGGATCCTGTTAAACTTGTACTGGGGAAGACCACCTATTGTGATTCATCATATAAGGCTAAAAAAGTATGTGAAGCGGTCCGGGTAAGGAAACAGGTTGAACATAAATATTTTCCGGAGCTTTTAAGTTGCACCTCTAATCTAGTGCTCTTGATACCATATTGAAAAATGATTAGTAAAATGTTATTATGTTTTCATTCTCAACCCAAGGAGGGAATACAATTAATTACAATTAATTCTCTCTTTTATTGTCTAGAAAACAATAAAAGAGGAAAATAAATATtgatatattttccaataatatGCATATTCAGCGTTAAGAAACTAGATGAAACACTTGTCACTCTTCTTTTTGCACCTATTAATGAAGTATGAAAAATATTCACTCTCTTGTTGTTTTAGGTTCATTAGATCAAGTGTTGTAACTTTAAATCAAAGCTAGTAGACTCTGTTGGAAAGGTTTTTCCATGCCTGCCAAGGTTTTTGTTGAGTTTAATGATAGCGAATAATACAATGAAATCGATGTTCATATTAACGATTAAAAAGGGACAATTTTAGTAGTATGTGGAATTCATCTTAGTTTACCTCACCACACTATGAAATAAACCTTACAATACGTTTCATAGCTGACTTGTCATCTTCTCTTGAAAAAGGTAGCAAAGTCTGGAGTTTTGTAACATCTGGGAAAAGGCATCAATATGTCCACTCACTCAATATAAGAATTCCTATACATAGGACTATCCATGGGCTTAATCCTAAAGTTCCTTTTGATTGTATCAATTATGAGATTGAGATCCAACAATTACGGTATAGAATGTCTGAATTTAGTTGCAGCTAGCTGACATCAAATATCATAAGAGGATGGGGGATTTTAGAAAATCTATTTGAACTGGGTTCTAAATATCATCGGTGTGTTACGTTGGCAAACATGAGTTCGTGACCCCATGGTTGTTCACCAACGTAACCAACAAATTAACTGAGGTGTCGTCAAATGCTCAGGGTGGTAGTGATACATTAGGTCATGACATGTGTGTTGTGTTATTAGCTGATACACGTGGGAAAATTCTATGTGGTTGCTGATTCGAATAGTCTTTATTGAATCTTTGTGTTTCTAGTGTTTGCCTAAGTATGTGCCCTACATCATAAGACAAGTTATTCATCTGCATAATATTTCCATAATGAGATACTTATGGCATACAAACATGGCATGCTCCCTTTGTTGGCCTATTTGATTATATGTATTGTTTGTCATTTGGTGTCTCATAGAGTTAATTGTAGCAAATATACTAGGCAGAGAATTCCAAGGAAAAAATGTACACATTGTATAAGAATCAGTTGGACATGGAAGACCTAAAGTCATGGTGAACACATTGTATAAGAATCAGTTGGACATGGAAGACCTAAAGTCATGGTGATCTAGGCTTTGAGTAGCAACACGTACATGATTGTGGTTCTTTTAAACTCCTTAAATAGTTGATGTTACATCATTGTCACTTGAATTGGCTTGTTGGTCTCAAACTCTTTTCCTTAAACTCCTTAAATAGTTGATGTTACATAATTGTCACTTGAATTGGCTTGTTGGTCTCAAACTCTTTTCCTTGTTTGACCTCATTGTGAATATAGGTCGTACACTATGTCATGTATCCCTAAGTCTAACTAATGTTTAATGAAAGACTTTGTTATTCCTAAGGCGGAACCACCAACATAAATCTAGAAGTAGTGGTAAAATGTATGGTTGTTGACATTTCCACTGTTTATGAAGGTTCATTTGTCTTTGTTGGTCCGACCTCTTTATAGATGGTGATAATTGCTTCATATTGTTGAGACCTTTTCCATACTACAAATATATGCAAAGGAACGTTTTTCCATACTACAAGTGCATATGCAAAGGAATGTTGTGACCAAATGATTAAAAAAATTCAGTTGTATTGATTGATAGTTCTCAACGGTTGTGCTGATGAAGGAACTTCATCCTCCAACCATGAATTTCTTAACTATTTTAAAGAGTGTTAAGTATGGTTGTGGAAAGTTGAACTACTAGTCTaaaaaatacttaaaaataaaataaagaagATAAAACATATAAATAAATTTGTTTGATTAATTGACTGTTTTAAATATTGTCTCATTTGACTCTTACATGATAGTGCACTATATTTTCtctatttttattatttcctATTTGACTGGTTACATGAGGTTGACACGATCCTTGTGTGCACAATTCATGGTTCCACAATTTTCATGCTCTTCGATAAGTGGCCTTATTAATAAGAAATGTGGCCATAAAGCTTCATTACCTAATTTTATTGTGTTTTGACAAAGTCTAGAGTAATGAAAACCATAATAAATCGCAATAGATTTGATTAGGTTGACTCTTATTTAACTGTGTTTGTACTCGATTGACCTTGCCTCTAAGGAAAACACCTTAAAATCGTCTTAATCCTGATTTTAGCTATACTGTGATGTTCATAGATGGCTTGAGAGGGAGAATGGACCATGGCGTCTCACAAATAGTTAACCACGTTAAAGAGCATCAAAGAAGGGAATATAGAACCACAATAATAACTTAATGCTAAATACAAGCTCTTTAATCTCAAGATCCATTGCATTAGCAACAACTTCTTTAGCCAGATATCAGAATCAAAGGACTCAGCATTTGGATGAATCCAACAGCAGTGACCTCTAGCTGCAGATTACTGATAGGAACTCCAAGAAAATCCCACCCTTAAGAAAGGCTGGGTTATAACTTTGACCTAAAACTTGATAGAGATGAAAATAAAATGTAAAATTATATCGGCAGAGTACATCTTAAACAACCTTTTAAACGCTGCAGTATGAAATCTTCTATCAAAATAAGTTACTATATTCAAGCACTCTTACATGTACGCAAAATGGATTAATTAGTCATGTCATGACTATTTCTTGTCTTCTACATGAAGAGAATGTCAAGAGATCATCTAAGGATGTAACAGAATCTCAAAAAATAAGTAACATTAAGTTACGAACTATACATGATACTGTTACTCAACTTGACATTCTGCATCAGAATAGTTCATGGTGGAATTGGAAGAAGAATTCTAATCGAACAGAACTTAGTCATCACCTAACTTGCCTTTCATAACCACTCCTTCAAGAATCCCGTCAGTGCCAAAATTACCTGAAAATTGATGCGGATCAACAAGGCCTGGTAGCTGAAATGTGGCGGAGAAATGGCCTGGTGGGCAAAGGTTTTGAGTTTGCATTTCAAACACCTGAGAGTGCATTGACACCGTCTTCTCTCCTGTTATGGTCACTCCGTGTATCAATACTTTGCCATTGGTGTCAACCTCGCAGCTGAATTCCTCTGCAGTAATAATTAAATTGATAGCTTATTGCTTTATTATAGTGAGAGCTTTTTGATACACTATACTTATTAGGTAAATAAATGTTATTTCATGAATGAAAATCTCATAAAAAAATGTATAAACACAAACATGAAAGAGACATTCCTAAAATTCAAGTACTTATAGCATAGAAGATTATACGAATAGCAATTATGTGACAAGATTTAAAAAGAAACTTACTTTCATCCCTCTTCACTCCAGGGAGAGACATGCGAAATAGATACGCGTCTTCACACTCTCCAATGTCTACAAGTCCTATGATGGGTCCAATCCGTCCCGTAGCCGCACTTCCCGTCAGTGCAAAACCATTCTTAGTAGCAGCCACAATGTTAGACCATTCCTTCTTAGTGGGACGAGAAGGAAGAAACAACACCGCAGGACCATCAACTTTCTCTGAATCACCTTCATCTCCAAGAGCCATGCCATCATTAAACGGTATACTCCTAATAGGCTTCACAACATGGGCATGTGGCATTTGATACTTGAGCTCAGAAAAATCATCACTTTCATCTACTCTCCGACAACTACTAGTTTTCCTAACCTTACTACGCAAACCATTACCATCAAAATGGTTATACAACCTAGCCGCATCAATGTCCACAAGAAAATCTTCAATCCCACTCAATCTCTTAAACCTTTCAACCTCCTCAGAATTAAGATAAAACATTTCAGGATTATCGATAAACACAATACTGTCAATGACTCTATACTGACATTTGAACTTAAATTGAGGATGCAATTCAAGCGGAAACATATCAGTAAACTGAGGGTAATTGCAATTGGAGGAGGAACATTCTAACAACCCTTTAACGAAACGGCGTAAAAAACTTAACTTTACTGTTAATGACTTATCAGCATTCCTAAGTACGTAATAGTAAATACGCTCCAATTCAGATACTTTGACGAAAGAAGATGTTAACTGTTCACGTGTGTAAGAAGGAAGACCTTCCGCTACTCTTTGCAATACTGATTTTTTCTCGCCATTGATGTGAGGACCAAAGTATGTGCCCATAATGAAGTAAAGGAGGAAACATTGATCATCATTATCTTTTAGGTTATTGGGTTCTATTAATGATAATGCGGTTGGATATTTGTTAGGTCGTTGATGTTGATCCATAGTATTTTCAAGGTGAAAGCATGATTCTGAAAAAAAATGTTAGGTTTTATAAAAATTGAATGAAATCTATAATGCAAATTGAAAAGTTCATGAAATTGAGCAAAAGTAACCATGTTCAAAAGTGTCAAAATAATAAGAACGGAAAAGTGTAAAGAGAGATTGAAACTCACAGATGAAATTTGAAGAGGGAATGAGGCGCATGCATGCAGTGAGAATGAGAAATTGGAGAAGCTTTCACACCGAACAGGGAAGGGAAGGAGAAGGATGATGACGATGAAACA is a window of Lathyrus oleraceus cultivar Zhongwan6 chromosome 6, CAAS_Psat_ZW6_1.0, whole genome shotgun sequence DNA encoding:
- the LOC127096455 gene encoding increased DNA methylation 2, which produces MDQHQRPNKYPTALSLIEPNNLKDNDDQCFLLYFIMGTYFGPHINGEKKSVLQRVAEGLPSYTREQLTSSFVKVSELERIYYYVLRNADKSLTVKLSFLRRFVKGLLECSSSNCNYPQFTDMFPLELHPQFKFKCQYRVIDSIVFIDNPEMFYLNSEEVERFKRLSGIEDFLVDIDAARLYNHFDGNGLRSKVRKTSSCRRVDESDDFSELKYQMPHAHVVKPIRSIPFNDGMALGDEGDSEKVDGPAVLFLPSRPTKKEWSNIVAATKNGFALTGSAATGRIGPIIGLVDIGECEDAYLFRMSLPGVKRDEKEFSCEVDTNGKVLIHGVTITGEKTVSMHSQVFEMQTQNLCPPGHFSATFQLPGLVDPHQFSGNFGTDGILEGVVMKGKLGDD